The sequence TTGTTTGCGACGCGGGGAAAACGATGCACGCCGTTCTTTACCCGCTTTTTTATAGAAGAGCGCATTCCGGGATCGTTTGTCAACTCTGATCCGGGAATGCGTTGGATAGGGGCGTGCGGAAAACGGTTCGTGTCAGAGCCGGCTTGTTATTTTTTTGGGGGAGAGCAGTTCAGGGAAAAGCCGCGTGGTGACGAAGGTTGCTATTTCGCGGGCCTGGAGCAAGCGTGGTCGCCACGTTCCCGGATGGCCCTGTCCGGGTCGTCCAGGTGGAAAAAGACCCGGATCCGCTCGTACACCAATTCCGGCGTGAGCGCATAGAGGCATTCCAGGGTGCCGAGGCGGCAGGTGGACTTGTTGCAGCCCAGGCAGGTGTATTCTCCGGGGCGCTCGTTGCGGATGTACCCATGCTGGGGGGAGGGAAAGGTCCAGGAACCGGGTTTATTGGAACCGAGCACGGCCATGCTGGGAGTCCCCACGGCAACGGCCAGGTGGCGGGGGGAGGAACAGTTGCCGAAATGGGCGTGGGCGTGGCGAATGATGGCGGCAACCTCGCGCAGGGTGGTTTGTTTCTCCGGCAGGATACAGCCGTCGGGATTGCCGGCCTGTTGCCAGATGTTTCGCACCTCTTGCTCCTCACCCGGGCCATAGAGCAGAAAAAGGCGCAGACGCGGGTGGCGGGCCGCCAGCATGGACAGCAGCCTGGCATAATATTCAGCGGGCCATTTGCGGGTGATGCGGCGGTGGGTCATGTCCAGGGTCATGAGCATGGTGGAGCTGTCCACGCCCTGCTTGGCGAGGTATTGTTTTCCCCAGGCGAGTTCCTCTTCCGTGAGGTGCAATTCCGGAGGCTGGCCGCTCCAGGCAACGCCCAGAGGCTCCAGCACCCCGGCCTTGGCCTTGGCTGCGTACCCTTTGCCCACGGCACCGAAGCGGTTGTAAAACAGCTTGTTGTACCATCTGGGTTTGTAGGAAAGGCGCACCGGAGCGCGGCTGCAGAGCGTGGCCAGGCGCAGACGCACAAACTGTTGCAGGTCGATGGCCAGATCGAACCGTTCCCGGAGCAGGCCGGAATACAGGCCCATGGTTCCCGAAAGTCCGGCTTTTTTGTCGATGGTCCAGATCTTGGTCAACAGGGGATTGTTTTCCAGCATGGGGCGGCACTTTTGTTCTGTAAGAAAATGCAGCTCAGCCTGTGGAAAGCGTTCATGCAGCAGGCGGACACAGGGGGTGGCCAAAAGCACGTCCCCGATTTGGTGCTGCTGACAGATGAGGATTTTATGAAAGTCCTGCAAGGTGTGTATCCTGTATGTCGGTTCGGCCCCGACCGAGGGTGACGGGCGCGGCGTGGTCCGGCGGCCATCTCTGGGGATTGGTCCGGTGGGCCTTGGGAACCGTGAAATGTTGTGTTTTGGAACCGCTAGTCCCTACCCTTTTTTTCCGTGGGCTTCAATGTGCGGCAATCGGGGCGCCACGCAGCGGCTCCAGCCGTGTACGCTCATGAAAAAGGCGCTCCCCCGTGTTGGGAGAGCGCCTTGCGGTATCTCTATCGTATGAGCGGCTGTCGGGCTTAGAAGCTGTAGCCGAGGTTGGCGCGCATTTGCGCCGGGATCACGGCCTCTGCGCCTGGCTCCAGAGCCTGCCAGGGAGCGCCGGCCATCTTGCGGCCGTCCTTGACTTCGTCCATGGAGAAGTCACGGGGCACGGAGAAAGTCTGTCCGGGGTAGATCAGGTCAGGGTTCTTGATCTGGTCACGGTTGGCCTTGTAGATGAGCGGCCACATGAACGGATCGTTGTAGATCTGCTGGTATTCAGCGATCCACCACAGGCATTCACCCTTGGACACGCTGTGGCTGGTGGGCAGTTGGGCGTAGTCCTGCTCATAACGCTGCATGGGCGTGAGCACCTCGTCCACTTTTTGTTCCTTCACCACCACGGTCTCGGGCTCGGTTTTTACCTTCTTGGAACAGCCCCAGACAAAGACGAGGCTGAGGGCAACCGAAATCAAAAGCAATTTTTTCATTTTTTTCCGCCTCCTCAATTGGGTAAAGAAATGACAGCCTTGCACATACGTATAAGGGTCAAGAATGAATACTAAGGGACCAATTATCAATAATTTTTTTTTCCTGCAAGACAATTTTATGGTTTGGGTTGATTTTATACGCTTCTGTAACAGCTTCCTCGGCCTGGTCCATCCACCCGCCCAGACGCAGACTGCGCGATGCGAGAATGTAAAGCATCCACGGCCGACCCGCATAAATACCGTTTACCAGGGCGTCGTACAGTTCGCAAAACACGGCCCGGACCATGGAGTTCTGGGAAAAGATGAACCGGGCAAGCAGAGCATTTTCACTATGGCGGGAAAGATACACGGGCAAGAGGCGCTTGCACTGGTCCAGAATCACCCGGATGCGGGCGATTTCACGCCGCATGGATTCCTCGGTCTGCGCGGGCAGGGAAAGCAATTGTCCGGCCACGTCATGCCCGTGCGCGCCTTCCACGGCCATTTCCCGCAACCAGGGCGCGTAGGTCATTTGCTGGTAGATGTCTTCCTTGAGCTTGATGCATTCATGGAAGATGTACCCCATGCCCCAGTCCAGAAACCGTCCCTGAATGGGGTCGTCCGGATCGTTGCGGAACACGTGGTGGGCTGTGTCCTTGAGCCGCCAGAGCAGCCCCTTGAAGCCTTCTTCGCCGATGAGGTCGCGCAACTGGTCGAAATCCATGCTGCCCAGACGGTCATAGCGTTCGAACTGCTCGTCCAGGGTCATGCACGCCTGGCAGAAGTTCCGGAACATGTCCCGCACAAATTCGGGACGCTTTGCCATAATCCACGCTTTGGACATGCATTTCCTCCGACTTGGAAGCGTACGGCATATTTGGCCCGAGTTCAACGGCTTCTCAGGATGGACCGCCTCCGGCACCGTAGGCGCGGGCCAGCCGGGCAAACTCGGCCAGCCGGCGGTCTGCGGCGTGGTAGAGCGTGCCGGTGGCGAATCCGCCCTTGGCGTCGCGACGGTCCACGGGCATCCCCGTGAGGATGCGCATGGCCTGTTCCACGCTGGAGACCGGATAAATGCGGAAGGTGCCGTTTTCCACGGCCTGGAGCACGTCGTCCCGCAACATGAGGTTGGCCACGTTGTCCTTGGGGATGAGCACGCCCTGCTCGCCCGTGAGACCATGACGGCGGCAGACTTCGAAAAATCCTTCGATCTTGCGGTTCACCCCGCCCACGGCCATGATCTGCCCGGACTGGCTCACCGCGCCGGTGAACGCATAGGAAAGGTTGATGGGGACGCCGGAAAGGGCCGAAAGTAGGGCGGCCAGTTCCGCGCCCGAAGCGGAGTCCCCTTCCACGCCCGCATAGCTTTGCTCAAAGCAGAGGCTGCCGGTCATGACGATGGGCTTGTCCTGGGCGAACAGGCCCAGGAGATAGCTCTTCAGGATCATCATGCCTTTGGTATGGATGGGACCGCCGAGCTGGGCCTCGCGCTCCAGGTCCAGAATGCCGCCATGCCCCACGCCCACGGTGCAGGAAATCTGGTGGGGCAGGCCGAATTCGTAGTCGCCGAACAGGGTCACGGACAAACCGTTGCAGCGGCCCACGGCCTGGCCCGAGGTGGCCACCTTGATGATCTCCCGCTCATAGTCGCCCATGTATTCCTCTTCAAAGAGGTTGGACCGAAAGTCGCGGGTGCCAACGGCCTCGCGCAGGTGCGCCGCGCCCACCATGGCCTTGCCGTCCATTTCCGCCAGGGCCGAGGCCTCGATCATGCGTTCGCGCACCAGGGGGAATTGCAGGGACAGTTTTTTCTGGTCCTCGGCCAGCCTGGAGGAGAAGTCCACCAGCCCGGCCAGGGCCGCACGGTCAAAGGGCAGCAGTTCGGCCTCGCGCACAATGCGGCCGAGCACGGTCAGGTAGTGCCGGATGTTGGGCATGGTGCGCGGCGCTGTGGACTGCATGTGCGCCTTGAGCTTGAAGAATTTCTGGAACCGGTCGTCGTGGTAGAGCAGCGCCTCGTAGTGCTCGTCCGAACCGATGAGCACGATCTTGAGGTCCAGCGGGATACATTCCGGCTCAATGGTGCGGGTGCGGGCCTGTTCCTGGTCCACGGGATCCTCAATGCGGGAGTGTCCGGCGCGCAGGGCGCGAAGCAGTCCTTCCCAGGAAGAGGAGCTGGAGAGCAGATCATCGGTATTGAGCAGCAAAAAGCCGTTGTTGGCCTTGTGCAGACTGCCGGGACGTATCAGGGTGTGGTCGGTGTAGAGTGAGCCGAGTTCGGCCTCGCGTTCAATGCTGCCCAGCAGGTTGAAGGTGGTGGGATGGTCCTCCACCACCACGGGCGCGCCCTTGGTCGGGCCGTTATCCACGAAAAGGTTCACCTCAAAACGGGAAAACTGGTCGTCCCCGGAGGCGTCGCCCTGGCTTGCCGCCGCAGCTCCGGCCGGAGTGTTGGCCGTGGATTCCTTGGGCAGGAACATGTCCACGTTTTCCACCAGGTCATCTTCCGCGGCCTTGAGGTAGGCGGTCAGCTTTTCATTGTCGCCGAAGCGCTCCCGCAGGGGCTGCAAACATTCCGTGACCACTT is a genomic window of Paucidesulfovibrio gracilis DSM 16080 containing:
- a CDS encoding glycosyltransferase family 9 protein produces the protein MQDFHKILICQQHQIGDVLLATPCVRLLHERFPQAELHFLTEQKCRPMLENNPLLTKIWTIDKKAGLSGTMGLYSGLLRERFDLAIDLQQFVRLRLATLCSRAPVRLSYKPRWYNKLFYNRFGAVGKGYAAKAKAGVLEPLGVAWSGQPPELHLTEEELAWGKQYLAKQGVDSSTMLMTLDMTHRRITRKWPAEYYARLLSMLAARHPRLRLFLLYGPGEEQEVRNIWQQAGNPDGCILPEKQTTLREVAAIIRHAHAHFGNCSSPRHLAVAVGTPSMAVLGSNKPGSWTFPSPQHGYIRNERPGEYTCLGCNKSTCRLGTLECLYALTPELVYERIRVFFHLDDPDRAIRERGDHACSRPAK
- a CDS encoding Lon protease family protein: MTSIPKPLAHRHLGASLHPDRIPYADSREIPAGNGYSKFQPRAIQALELALRIKGNEYNIFVAGEANMGRTYFVRDHLRPAAKKAATPPDWLYLHNFDDADRPLAVSLTAGQGRQFKNAMSKALNAIRADLPAHFERDAYHSQHESLFKSHTRQREELFSQMEDAAREKNFRLDMDDAGALTLAPLVDGEPMEDGSFDKLPKKERDRLKREGDNVLSEISTFLRQINQSEKGLKRKELELQRAIAREVVTECLQPLRERFGDNEKLTAYLKAAEDDLVENVDMFLPKESTANTPAGAAAASQGDASGDDQFSRFEVNLFVDNGPTKGAPVVVEDHPTTFNLLGSIEREAELGSLYTDHTLIRPGSLHKANNGFLLLNTDDLLSSSSSWEGLLRALRAGHSRIEDPVDQEQARTRTIEPECIPLDLKIVLIGSDEHYEALLYHDDRFQKFFKLKAHMQSTAPRTMPNIRHYLTVLGRIVREAELLPFDRAALAGLVDFSSRLAEDQKKLSLQFPLVRERMIEASALAEMDGKAMVGAAHLREAVGTRDFRSNLFEEEYMGDYEREIIKVATSGQAVGRCNGLSVTLFGDYEFGLPHQISCTVGVGHGGILDLEREAQLGGPIHTKGMMILKSYLLGLFAQDKPIVMTGSLCFEQSYAGVEGDSASGAELAALLSALSGVPINLSYAFTGAVSQSGQIMAVGGVNRKIEGFFEVCRRHGLTGEQGVLIPKDNVANLMLRDDVLQAVENGTFRIYPVSSVEQAMRILTGMPVDRRDAKGGFATGTLYHAADRRLAEFARLARAYGAGGGPS
- a CDS encoding LysM peptidoglycan-binding domain-containing protein; the encoded protein is MKKLLLISVALSLVFVWGCSKKVKTEPETVVVKEQKVDEVLTPMQRYEQDYAQLPTSHSVSKGECLWWIAEYQQIYNDPFMWPLIYKANRDQIKNPDLIYPGQTFSVPRDFSMDEVKDGRKMAGAPWQALEPGAEAVIPAQMRANLGYSF